Proteins encoded within one genomic window of Rhizobium favelukesii:
- a CDS encoding KTSC domain-containing protein, giving the protein MPSHLIRNANYDPATRTLSIWLVTNENRYDYRDVPPETYAAFRSAFSKGRFFNTQIRNRFTYRISKDE; this is encoded by the coding sequence ATGCCTTCTCATTTGATCCGGAATGCTAATTATGACCCAGCCACCCGCACGCTCTCGATCTGGCTAGTCACGAACGAGAACCGCTACGACTATCGGGACGTTCCTCCCGAAACATATGCGGCGTTTCGGTCTGCCTTCTCGAAAGGGCGCTTTTTCAACACCCAAATCAGGAATCGTTTCACATACCGGATTTCTAAAGACGAGTGA